The Paenibacillus sp. MBLB1832 genome has a window encoding:
- a CDS encoding polyprenyl synthetase family protein — protein MNNTSSNIHIYIAAHAEQVETALRQTLPAAWDVPSSLRESMDYSLMAGGKRLRPIMVLAAAEALGGSLEAAMPIAIAIELVHTYSLVHDDLPAMDNDDYRRGKLTNHKVYGEAMAILAGDALLTHAFYSITQAHKKHGAQADRVLAITEELAVLAGARGMVGGQAADMLGEQGLTKLEELTYIHTHKTSDLIVFSLRAGGHIAGATDEQLEALSKFGHALGLAFQIQDDILDIIGDEKKLGKPVKSDEKQMKVTFPYFIGMEASEQRVHELTQQAKDALNHSTIANPDRLLQIADYLMKRDH, from the coding sequence TTGAACAACACGTCGTCGAATATACATATCTATATTGCTGCGCATGCTGAGCAAGTGGAAACTGCGCTGCGCCAAACATTGCCTGCTGCCTGGGATGTACCATCCTCCCTGCGTGAATCGATGGACTACTCCCTTATGGCAGGCGGCAAACGGCTGCGCCCGATCATGGTACTGGCTGCTGCGGAAGCGCTTGGCGGTTCGCTTGAAGCTGCCATGCCGATCGCGATTGCGATTGAGTTAGTACATACGTATTCCTTGGTTCACGATGACCTGCCTGCGATGGATAACGATGATTATCGCAGAGGGAAGTTGACGAATCACAAAGTGTACGGCGAGGCGATGGCTATTCTTGCTGGAGATGCCTTGTTGACGCATGCCTTTTATAGCATCACGCAAGCGCATAAGAAGCATGGCGCACAAGCGGATCGCGTCCTTGCGATCACCGAAGAGCTTGCGGTGCTAGCTGGCGCACGGGGCATGGTTGGCGGTCAAGCCGCAGATATGCTTGGTGAGCAAGGGCTTACCAAGCTGGAAGAATTGACGTACATTCATACGCACAAAACAAGTGATCTGATCGTTTTCTCCTTGCGCGCTGGCGGTCACATCGCTGGAGCAACCGATGAGCAGCTCGAGGCGCTTAGTAAGTTCGGGCATGCCCTGGGACTCGCGTTTCAAATTCAGGATGATATTTTGGATATCATCGGAGATGAAAAGAAGCTGGGTAAGCCAGTGAAAAGCGATGAGAAGCAAATGAAGGTCACTTTCCCTTATTTTATCGGGATGGAAGCGTCGGAGCAGAGAGTTCACGAGTTAACCCAGCAAGCCAAAGATGCGCTCAATCACTCCACAATTGCAAATCCGGATCGTTTACTGCAAATCGCGGATTACTTGATGAAACGCGATCATTAG
- a CDS encoding SpoIIIAH-like family protein, whose product MNAKRQTIWLVSMLSLMVVLSAYYLFTEDVNKLDLASTDGISQSQEVKIDMSQVDPKTGATTDVKATTGTGAKTDTKSTTPQTSTKTDAKATTTQDASKTTTKTPAKSDDQVLKQVEEQSKTTSASDYFINEQMKQNDYFSKASTDLMTTILDTKKSPEAIAKATNDLTALEDLQQKIENLQDLLIQDFPQAIINQEGTKWKVTVQSEKLEKSQGVSIIDMVVKELGAAPENIKIQYVRP is encoded by the coding sequence ATGAACGCAAAAAGACAAACAATTTGGCTAGTTTCGATGCTTAGCTTGATGGTGGTACTGTCCGCTTACTATCTCTTTACGGAAGATGTTAATAAACTGGATTTGGCATCAACGGATGGGATCAGTCAGTCGCAAGAAGTCAAAATTGATATGAGCCAAGTTGATCCGAAAACAGGTGCAACAACGGATGTGAAAGCAACAACAGGCACAGGCGCAAAAACCGACACAAAATCAACAACGCCGCAAACTTCAACAAAAACAGATGCTAAAGCGACAACTACTCAAGATGCATCCAAAACAACGACAAAAACGCCTGCGAAATCTGACGATCAAGTCTTGAAACAAGTCGAAGAACAATCCAAAACAACGTCGGCAAGCGACTACTTCATCAATGAGCAAATGAAGCAAAATGACTACTTCAGTAAAGCTTCTACCGATTTAATGACGACCATTTTGGATACGAAAAAATCACCAGAAGCGATCGCCAAAGCAACGAATGACCTGACAGCGCTTGAAGATCTCCAACAAAAAATCGAAAATCTCCAAGATTTGTTGATCCAAGATTTCCCGCAAGCGATTATTAATCAAGAAGGAACCAAATGGAAAGTGACTGTACAAAGTGAGAAATTGGAGAAAAGTCAAGGGGTATCCATCATCGATATGGTTGTGAAAGAGCTTGGAGCTGCGCCTGAAAATATCAAGATCCAATACGTACGTCCGTAA
- the spoIIIAG gene encoding stage III sporulation protein AG — translation MGTLLQWMEHKFGGGPGGPKRKNTLLWLIMVGLLGAALMIINSFITVKDLDPIGTGRASPPPTKEVFAGSSSKENSSFHDYEKTYGDQLKEILQKIVGVGDVEVLVTIESTEEMTVDKNYNDNQTMTTERDNGGATRNISQVTRSGEVVLYQVSGDQKPLVLKYIKPKIRGVIVVAKGAENLTVKKMIMEAVERGMDVQASKISILPRKTGE, via the coding sequence ATGGGAACATTGCTGCAATGGATGGAGCACAAATTCGGAGGCGGGCCTGGTGGACCAAAACGTAAAAATACGTTGTTATGGCTCATTATGGTAGGGCTTTTAGGAGCTGCGCTGATGATTATTAACTCATTTATCACTGTCAAAGATCTGGATCCCATTGGCACAGGCAGAGCGTCCCCGCCCCCAACTAAGGAAGTGTTTGCAGGAAGCTCCTCCAAGGAAAACTCGAGTTTTCATGATTATGAGAAGACCTATGGTGATCAGCTGAAGGAAATCCTGCAAAAAATTGTCGGTGTCGGCGATGTGGAAGTTCTCGTTACCATTGAATCAACGGAAGAAATGACCGTGGACAAAAATTATAACGATAATCAGACTATGACGACGGAACGCGACAACGGTGGAGCAACACGTAATATTTCCCAGGTAACGCGAAGCGGTGAAGTTGTCTTGTATCAAGTTTCGGGCGATCAGAAACCGCTTGTGCTCAAATACATTAAGCCCAAAATTCGCGGTGTCATCGTCGTTGCGAAAGGCGCTGAGAACCTTACCGTGAAGAAAATGATTATGGAAGCTGTTGAACGAGGTATGGATGTGCAAGCGAGTAAAATTTCGATTCTGCCCCGCAAAACCGGGGAATAA
- the amaP gene encoding alkaline shock response membrane anchor protein AmaP encodes MGKIVDRLLLLFYSLIIFVASLVVLFTASSWIPLDQSSQTLSHFYYEKNYAYTAIIISLVMLLISVRFLLVTLRRGRTQAPSIDQRTDFGDIRISIETVENLSLKAAGRSKGAKDLRARVRVNQSGLEITIRTIVDGESSIPELTEEMQGTVKSYIEDITGIPVASVTVFVANIVQSAPTFKSRVE; translated from the coding sequence GTGGGTAAAATTGTGGACAGGCTCTTGCTACTTTTCTATAGCCTGATTATTTTCGTTGCATCTCTCGTTGTATTGTTCACAGCATCTAGCTGGATCCCACTTGATCAATCAAGTCAAACGCTAAGTCATTTCTATTATGAGAAAAATTACGCCTATACAGCTATTATCATCAGTTTGGTGATGTTGCTGATTTCGGTGCGTTTTCTACTTGTAACGCTTCGTCGCGGACGTACACAAGCGCCATCGATTGATCAACGCACAGATTTCGGTGATATCCGCATTTCCATTGAGACGGTGGAGAACTTGTCATTGAAAGCAGCAGGTCGTTCCAAAGGTGCTAAGGATCTGCGGGCTAGAGTGAGAGTAAATCAATCGGGATTAGAAATAACTATTAGAACCATTGTAGATGGGGAAAGCTCGATTCCGGAACTAACTGAAGAAATGCAAGGTACAGTAAAGAGTTACATCGAAGATATTACGGGTATTCCTGTAGCATCCGTTACTGTATTCGTCGCAAATATCGTGCAATCAGCCCCAACGTTTAAAAGCCGAGTCGAATAG
- the accB gene encoding acetyl-CoA carboxylase biotin carboxyl carrier protein, giving the protein MFKLSEIKELIKLVDQSSLQELEIENEGARLSIRKPNKSEPVYVSAPVQHTYAPISQPSYSNTAPPAALEVPVQTGGQAKQEDSSLHKIVSPMVGTFYQSASPGSAPFVSVGSKVSDKTIVCIVEAMKLMNEIEAEIKGEIVEVLVENGQLVEYGQPLFLVRPE; this is encoded by the coding sequence ATGTTTAAATTGAGTGAAATCAAAGAGTTAATCAAACTCGTCGATCAATCCTCTTTACAAGAGCTTGAAATTGAAAATGAAGGTGCACGCCTTTCTATTCGTAAGCCGAATAAATCGGAACCTGTTTATGTATCGGCTCCTGTTCAACACACGTATGCGCCAATTAGTCAGCCTAGCTACTCCAACACAGCACCCCCTGCTGCGCTTGAAGTTCCTGTTCAAACGGGCGGACAAGCTAAACAAGAAGACTCATCTTTACATAAGATCGTTTCTCCGATGGTAGGTACTTTCTATCAATCCGCATCACCAGGTTCTGCGCCGTTCGTAAGCGTTGGCTCCAAAGTGTCGGACAAGACGATTGTTTGTATCGTAGAAGCGATGAAGCTGATGAACGAGATTGAAGCTGAAATAAAAGGTGAAATCGTTGAAGTTCTCGTTGAGAACGGTCAGCTTGTTGAGTACGGACAACCTTTATTCTTGGTGAGACCAGAGTAA
- the accC gene encoding acetyl-CoA carboxylase biotin carboxylase subunit produces the protein MKFNKILIANRGEIAVRIIRACRELGIYTVAVFSEADRDALHVRLADEAYCIGPTASKDSYLNFTNLMSVATLTECDAIHPGYGFLAENADFAEICESCNITFIGPSPDAISRMGDKAVAKQTMKEARVPIIPGSDGLVEDIDDAVVIARDIGYPIIIKATAGGGGKGIRIAENEEMLVQQITAAQQEAQNAFGNAGIYLEKYLTGMKHVEIQIIADKHGNVVHLGERDCSVQRRRQKLVEEAPCPVLTEETRQAMGQAAVRAALAVNYSGAGTLEFLLGPDGKFYFMEMNTRIQVEHPVTEMITGVDIIQEMIRVAEGNPLSFRQEDIKINGWSIECRVNAEDPNRNFMPSAGQVKFYLPPGGFGVRVDSAVYPGYTIPPHYDSMIAKLIVWGSTRDEAINRMKRALNEFAVDGVNTTIPFHLKLLEHKKFIKGDHDIKFLEEHDVNDADS, from the coding sequence ATGAAATTCAATAAAATTCTCATAGCGAACCGCGGCGAAATTGCGGTTCGTATTATCCGCGCTTGTCGCGAGCTTGGCATTTACACCGTTGCTGTTTTCTCAGAAGCGGATCGTGATGCGTTGCACGTGCGTTTAGCGGATGAAGCATATTGTATTGGACCGACAGCGTCCAAAGACAGTTATTTGAACTTTACGAACCTGATGAGCGTGGCAACATTGACAGAGTGTGATGCCATTCATCCTGGGTACGGCTTCTTGGCAGAAAATGCAGATTTCGCTGAAATTTGTGAGAGCTGCAATATTACTTTCATTGGACCTTCCCCAGATGCGATCTCCCGAATGGGCGATAAAGCGGTTGCGAAACAAACGATGAAAGAAGCGAGAGTTCCAATTATTCCAGGCTCCGATGGACTCGTGGAAGATATTGACGACGCTGTCGTTATTGCACGTGATATCGGGTATCCGATTATTATTAAGGCAACTGCAGGCGGCGGCGGTAAAGGGATCCGTATTGCAGAAAACGAAGAAATGCTTGTTCAACAAATTACAGCAGCCCAACAGGAAGCACAAAATGCTTTCGGGAATGCGGGTATTTACTTAGAGAAGTATTTGACGGGCATGAAGCATGTGGAGATCCAAATTATTGCGGATAAGCATGGCAATGTTGTTCACCTTGGTGAGCGCGATTGCTCCGTGCAACGTCGCAGACAGAAGCTCGTCGAGGAAGCGCCATGTCCAGTTCTGACAGAAGAAACGCGTCAAGCGATGGGGCAGGCAGCTGTTCGTGCAGCGTTAGCTGTTAATTATTCTGGAGCGGGTACGCTTGAATTTTTGTTAGGTCCAGACGGTAAATTTTACTTTATGGAAATGAACACAAGAATCCAGGTTGAACATCCTGTTACCGAAATGATTACGGGTGTTGATATCATTCAAGAGATGATTCGAGTTGCTGAAGGCAATCCGCTTTCCTTCCGTCAAGAAGACATCAAGATCAATGGCTGGTCCATTGAGTGCCGTGTCAATGCGGAAGATCCGAATCGTAACTTCATGCCGTCCGCGGGTCAAGTGAAGTTTTATTTGCCGCCAGGCGGGTTTGGTGTTCGTGTGGATAGCGCGGTCTACCCTGGCTATACGATTCCTCCGCATTATGATTCCATGATCGCGAAGCTAATCGTATGGGGAAGCACGCGTGACGAAGCGATTAACCGTATGAAAAGAGCGCTCAATGAATTCGCGGTTGATGGTGTCAACACGACGATTCCTTTCCATCTGAAGCTGCTTGAACACAAGAAATTTATCAAGGGCGACCATGATATTAAATTCTTAGAAGAGCACGATGTGAACGATGCGGATTCGTAA
- a CDS encoding Asp23/Gls24 family envelope stress response protein has protein sequence MSTIAPDYVKTDMGSIQIAPEVIEIIAGLATVEVQGVAGMSGGLAGGIAELLGRKNLSKGVKVEVGQREAAIDVSIIIEYGNRIPEVANDIQNNVKQAIESMTGLNVVEVNVHIHDVHFKQADKQSDEEPASALRVK, from the coding sequence ATGAGCACAATCGCTCCGGATTACGTCAAGACAGACATGGGCAGCATCCAGATTGCCCCCGAAGTTATCGAAATCATTGCCGGTTTGGCAACGGTGGAAGTGCAAGGTGTAGCGGGGATGAGTGGCGGATTAGCTGGCGGCATTGCTGAATTGCTTGGACGCAAGAATTTGTCCAAAGGCGTAAAGGTAGAGGTCGGACAACGTGAAGCTGCCATTGACGTCTCCATTATTATTGAGTACGGTAATCGGATCCCAGAAGTCGCGAATGATATTCAGAACAACGTGAAACAAGCGATTGAGTCAATGACGGGACTTAACGTCGTTGAAGTCAACGTCCATATTCATGATGTTCATTTCAAACAGGCAGACAAACAGTCGGATGAAGAACCAGCATCTGCCCTGCGTGTGAAGTAG
- the xseA gene encoding exodeoxyribonuclease VII large subunit, with translation MARNETKIFGVKDLNRYIKLLLEGDSRLQDVWVRGEISNFTHHSSGHMYFTLKDAEGRLKSIMFASHNQRLGFIPKEGTKVIARGNISVYERDGAYQFYVTTMQPDGIGSLYLAFEQLKKKLEGEGLFAPERKKPIPRFPRAIGVITSPTGAAIRDVIITLQRRFPSIPILLYPVLVQGTGAAPSIVKAIEAMNRLGEADVLIVGRGGGSLEELWAFNEEIVARAISASAIPVISAVGHETDFTIADFVADLRAPTPTAAAELAVPHHLELKQQLAQQAQRLHYGLLQQLRRKQERLARANRSPFLTNPRRQLLMQPAERLDRLAEQLGYRMRQRVTLLAQRRLKLERRLSSFNPTEQAVMARQRLEASKRTMLTAMQTLLRSKKQEWQSSVRHLDALSPLKVMQRGYSLAYDDQEKQLVRSIVQVKIGDRLSIRLKDGKIQCQVSGMEANTDVSQ, from the coding sequence ATGGCGAGAAACGAGACTAAAATCTTTGGCGTCAAGGATTTAAACCGTTATATCAAGCTGCTGCTCGAAGGAGATTCGCGTCTTCAAGATGTGTGGGTGAGAGGCGAGATCTCGAACTTTACGCATCATTCGAGCGGTCATATGTATTTTACATTAAAAGATGCCGAAGGCCGACTCAAAAGCATTATGTTTGCCTCGCATAATCAGAGGCTTGGTTTTATTCCCAAAGAGGGGACGAAAGTCATCGCTCGCGGGAATATTTCCGTGTATGAACGGGATGGAGCCTACCAGTTCTATGTGACAACGATGCAGCCTGACGGCATCGGCAGTTTGTATTTAGCATTCGAGCAGCTGAAGAAGAAGCTCGAAGGTGAAGGGCTGTTCGCGCCAGAACGCAAGAAACCGATTCCTCGGTTTCCACGCGCCATCGGCGTGATTACGTCCCCGACGGGTGCTGCCATTCGTGATGTCATCATCACGCTGCAGCGGCGCTTCCCGTCGATTCCGATCTTGCTGTACCCTGTCCTCGTACAGGGCACAGGGGCGGCGCCTTCGATCGTGAAAGCGATCGAAGCCATGAACAGACTCGGTGAAGCCGACGTGCTCATCGTAGGCCGCGGCGGAGGCTCACTTGAAGAGCTGTGGGCCTTCAACGAGGAGATCGTAGCGCGGGCTATCAGCGCCTCAGCGATCCCGGTCATCTCGGCCGTCGGCCACGAGACGGACTTCACGATCGCAGACTTCGTCGCCGATCTCAGAGCGCCGACGCCTACGGCGGCGGCTGAGCTCGCGGTGCCGCACCACCTCGAGCTGAAGCAGCAGCTAGCCCAGCAGGCGCAGCGCCTGCATTACGGGCTGCTGCAGCAGCTGCGCCGCAAGCAGGAACGGCTCGCGCGAGCGAATCGCTCGCCGTTCCTGACGAACCCCCGCAGGCAGCTGCTGATGCAGCCTGCGGAGCGACTTGACCGGCTGGCGGAGCAGCTCGGTTACCGGATGCGCCAGCGCGTGACGCTGCTGGCTCAGCGCAGGTTGAAGCTGGAGCGTCGTTTATCCAGCTTCAACCCCACAGAGCAGGCCGTGATGGCGAGACAGCGTTTGGAGGCTTCCAAACGCACGATGCTCACGGCCATGCAGACCCTCCTGCGTTCGAAGAAGCAGGAGTGGCAGTCCAGCGTCCGTCATCTGGACGCGCTCAGCCCGCTGAAGGTCATGCAGCGGGGCTACAGCTTGGCGTATGACGATCAAGAGAAGCAGCTTGTCCGATCTATCGTCCAAGTGAAAATTGGAGATCGACTATCGATCCGTCTCAAGGACGGTAAAATACAATGTCAAGTTTCGGGGATGGAGGCGAACACAGATGTCAGCCAATGA
- the xseB gene encoding exodeoxyribonuclease VII small subunit codes for MSANETEVSFEAAIEQLERIVSQLESGDVPLEKAIELYQEGVKLSHLCGVKLEQVEKKIEMLVEGEAGVTRKPFQPVLEDKGN; via the coding sequence ATGTCAGCCAATGAGACAGAAGTGAGCTTTGAAGCGGCAATCGAGCAGTTGGAGCGCATTGTGAGTCAACTGGAAAGCGGCGATGTTCCGCTGGAGAAAGCCATTGAGTTATATCAAGAAGGCGTTAAGCTTTCACATCTATGCGGTGTCAAACTCGAGCAAGTCGAGAAGAAAATTGAGATGTTGGTTGAAGGGGAAGCTGGAGTAACACGAAAGCCTTTCCAGCCTGTCTTGGAAGATAAGGGGAATTAG
- the folD gene encoding bifunctional methylenetetrahydrofolate dehydrogenase/methenyltetrahydrofolate cyclohydrolase FolD has product MPAHVINGKELVSSIREEIRSDAAALTAEGNQPGLVVVIVGEDPASQVYVRNKAKACDDVGIYSEVHRLPEQTTQEELIALIHTFNKNSKINGILVQSPLPKHINEETVVDEIDPAKDVDCFHPVNVGNLMIGKDGMKPCTPHGVIEILKRTGVQIAGKHAVVVGRSNIVGKPMAMLLLREHATVTVVHSRTPNMEEITKQADILVSAVGKANFIKTHHVKPGAVVIDVGINRNAEGKVTGDVDFEEVKEVASTITPVPGVVGPMTITMLLRNTVDAASRAARANVSV; this is encoded by the coding sequence ATGCCAGCTCATGTAATTAATGGGAAAGAACTCGTAAGCTCGATTCGGGAGGAGATCAGGTCGGACGCAGCGGCTCTAACAGCAGAAGGGAACCAGCCAGGACTCGTTGTTGTTATTGTTGGGGAGGATCCAGCTTCTCAAGTGTATGTAAGAAATAAAGCAAAGGCTTGCGATGATGTAGGCATTTATTCGGAAGTCCATCGCCTGCCTGAGCAAACAACGCAAGAAGAACTTATTGCCCTTATCCATACTTTTAATAAAAATAGCAAGATTAATGGGATTCTGGTTCAATCGCCTTTACCTAAGCATATCAACGAAGAAACGGTTGTAGATGAAATTGATCCTGCCAAAGATGTGGACTGCTTCCACCCTGTGAATGTCGGGAATTTGATGATTGGCAAAGATGGCATGAAACCTTGCACACCTCACGGCGTAATAGAAATATTGAAACGCACGGGTGTTCAAATTGCTGGTAAGCATGCTGTTGTTGTAGGCCGAAGCAATATTGTCGGCAAACCGATGGCAATGCTGTTATTGCGTGAGCATGCTACCGTTACTGTTGTTCATTCACGTACTCCGAATATGGAAGAAATCACAAAGCAAGCGGATATCCTCGTTTCTGCGGTAGGTAAGGCGAATTTCATTAAAACGCACCATGTGAAGCCAGGCGCTGTTGTCATTGACGTTGGCATTAACCGAAATGCGGAAGGTAAAGTGACGGGGGATGTCGATTTCGAAGAAGTCAAAGAAGTTGCAAGCACGATTACGCCGGTTCCAGGTGTAGTGGGTCCAATGACAATTACGATGCTGCTTCGCAATACCGTTGATGCAGCTAGCCGTGCAGCTCGTGCGAATGTGAGTGTTTAG
- the nusB gene encoding transcription antitermination factor NusB codes for MKRRIAREIAIQSLYQIQMNEASPQEAVQIAIHEAEHDNETQLDWPGDKIESAYIIELVEGTSTHRVNIDELLEEYLKGWAMDRLSRIDREILRLAAYEMLYRDDVPPKVVVNEAIELAKHYGTEESGKFVNGVLGKMIKEIDSLKEKVKSTQ; via the coding sequence ATGAAACGCAGAATTGCACGGGAAATCGCGATACAAAGTTTATATCAAATCCAAATGAATGAGGCTTCGCCACAGGAAGCTGTTCAAATAGCGATTCATGAAGCAGAGCATGATAATGAAACGCAGTTGGATTGGCCTGGGGATAAGATTGAGTCTGCCTATATTATTGAACTCGTAGAGGGCACGTCTACGCATAGAGTGAATATTGATGAGCTGTTAGAGGAGTATTTGAAAGGCTGGGCGATGGACAGGCTCTCAAGGATTGACCGTGAAATTTTGCGATTAGCTGCTTATGAAATGTTGTATCGTGACGATGTTCCGCCTAAAGTCGTCGTGAACGAAGCAATTGAACTTGCTAAGCATTATGGCACGGAAGAGTCAGGCAAGTTCGTAAATGGTGTACTTGGGAAGATGATCAAAGAAATCGATTCACTGAAAGAAAAGGTCAAAAGTACACAGTAG
- the dxs gene encoding 1-deoxy-D-xylulose-5-phosphate synthase, producing the protein MLLEQINRPEDLKRLTLTELEQLAEEIRQFLIEKLSVTGGHLAPNLGVVELTIALHTLFHSPYDKLIFDVGHQAYVHKILTGRKDMFDTLRKYKGLCGFIKRSESEHDVWEAGHSSTSLSAAMGMALARDLKGEHNKVVAIIGDGALTGGMALEAMNHIGHEKKNITVILNDNEMSIAPNVGALHNYLSKIRSDRHYLKAKEEVEYLLKKIPAIGGTLAKTAEKLKDSLKYFVLNGVWFEELGFTYIGPVDGHNLHVLMDTLKQAEKVSGPVLVHVVTTKGKGYQPAEKDSHTWHGIGTYKIESGQVLKSSGPPMYTQVFGDTLIELGEKDSRVVAVTPAMPGGSGLLKFAKQFPNRMIDVGIAEQHAATLCAGLASEGLKPVFAVYSTFLQRAYDQVVHDICRPKLNVTFAIDRAGFVGPDGETHQGVYDISFLRTIPNMVLMMPKDEKELRDMMQTALEYNDGPIAYRYPRINGTGVDISEAPKAITIGTWEVVREGDYAAVLAVGPMVQVAEEAAALLAQEGIELRVVNARFIKPMDEAYLLQLANESMPVITMEEGSIQGGFGSAVLEFYAEKRIVGLQVEPLGIQDYFVEHGSVKEQREEVGLTAQNLIAEVKKLVPRKTQRA; encoded by the coding sequence GTGCTGCTCGAACAAATCAATCGGCCTGAAGATTTGAAGAGGTTAACCTTAACAGAGCTGGAACAATTGGCAGAAGAAATCCGTCAATTTTTAATTGAGAAGCTTTCTGTTACTGGTGGACATCTGGCACCGAATCTAGGCGTGGTTGAGCTCACAATTGCTTTACACACCCTGTTTCACAGCCCGTATGATAAACTGATCTTTGATGTGGGTCACCAAGCGTATGTGCACAAAATTTTGACTGGTCGCAAGGACATGTTCGACACGTTGCGCAAATATAAGGGCCTTTGCGGCTTTATTAAGCGTTCCGAAAGCGAGCATGATGTATGGGAAGCTGGACATAGCTCTACCTCGTTGTCAGCTGCCATGGGGATGGCCTTAGCGCGGGATTTGAAAGGCGAACATAATAAAGTGGTTGCCATCATCGGTGATGGTGCATTAACAGGCGGCATGGCGCTCGAAGCCATGAATCATATCGGTCATGAGAAGAAGAATATTACCGTCATTCTGAATGACAACGAAATGTCCATTGCGCCCAATGTAGGGGCTCTTCATAATTATTTGAGCAAAATCCGCTCTGATCGTCATTATCTAAAAGCCAAAGAAGAAGTCGAATATCTGCTCAAGAAAATTCCTGCCATCGGCGGCACGCTGGCCAAAACAGCGGAGAAGCTGAAGGATAGTCTTAAATATTTTGTACTCAACGGCGTTTGGTTTGAAGAGTTAGGCTTTACGTATATTGGTCCAGTAGACGGTCACAACTTGCATGTCCTTATGGACACTTTGAAGCAAGCGGAGAAGGTTTCGGGACCCGTTCTCGTTCATGTTGTTACAACCAAAGGCAAAGGGTATCAGCCTGCTGAGAAGGATTCCCATACTTGGCATGGAATCGGCACTTATAAAATTGAGTCTGGCCAAGTTCTAAAGTCTTCTGGTCCTCCTATGTATACCCAGGTGTTCGGAGATACGCTAATTGAGCTTGGGGAGAAAGATTCTCGTGTCGTTGCCGTTACGCCGGCTATGCCAGGCGGATCTGGCTTGTTAAAGTTTGCAAAGCAATTCCCGAACCGCATGATCGATGTTGGTATTGCCGAACAGCATGCGGCGACATTGTGTGCAGGATTAGCAAGCGAAGGCTTGAAACCTGTATTTGCTGTCTACTCGACATTCCTGCAACGTGCATATGACCAAGTCGTGCATGACATTTGCCGTCCTAAATTGAATGTTACGTTTGCTATTGATCGTGCAGGCTTTGTTGGGCCGGATGGCGAGACCCATCAAGGTGTGTATGATATCTCGTTCCTGCGCACCATACCGAATATGGTTTTGATGATGCCAAAAGACGAGAAAGAATTACGCGATATGATGCAGACTGCACTTGAATATAACGATGGACCGATCGCTTATCGTTACCCTAGAATTAACGGTACTGGCGTTGACATCAGTGAGGCTCCTAAGGCAATCACGATCGGGACTTGGGAAGTCGTTCGCGAAGGTGATTATGCGGCAGTGCTGGCTGTAGGACCGATGGTTCAAGTTGCGGAAGAAGCAGCGGCTTTACTCGCGCAAGAGGGCATCGAGCTTCGCGTCGTGAACGCACGATTCATTAAGCCTATGGATGAAGCGTATCTGCTTCAGTTAGCGAATGAATCAATGCCAGTTATTACGATGGAAGAAGGCTCCATACAAGGCGGCTTCGGTAGTGCGGTGTTGGAGTTTTATGCGGAGAAGCGTATCGTTGGTTTACAAGTTGAACCGCTTGGCATTCAAGATTACTTTGTTGAGCACGGCAGTGTGAAAGAACAGCGTGAAGAAGTAGGCTTAACCGCTCAGAATTTGATTGCAGAAGTGAAGAAGCTTGTGCCGCGGAAGACACAGCGCGCATAA
- a CDS encoding DUF2273 domain-containing protein, with the protein MWNDLWEHHRGKVIGVAGGVFFGFIYLFFGFWDMLIFGWIVGIGLYIGNKLDRKESFVMLEDIWRYLTQKWRMFR; encoded by the coding sequence ATGTGGAATGATCTATGGGAGCACCATAGGGGCAAAGTGATCGGAGTTGCTGGTGGCGTATTCTTTGGTTTCATTTATTTATTTTTTGGTTTTTGGGATATGTTGATTTTCGGATGGATCGTTGGGATCGGTTTATACATAGGAAATAAGCTGGATCGGAAGGAAAGTTTCGTGATGTTGGAAGACATTTGGCGCTATCTCACACAAAAATGGAGAATGTTTCGCTAA